The sequence CGAGCTGGGCTACCGCCACATCGATACGGCCGCCGCGTACTTCAATGAGAAAACGGTCGGAGACGGCCTGCGCCGAGCTGCACTCCCCCGGAATGACGTATTTGCCGAAACCAAGGTGTTCCCGAGCGACTACGGGCTCGATGAGACTGCGGCGGTGCGGAGACCGACTGCTGGGCAGATGCGGCGCCTGCACGGCACTCCGACGCCATGAGGTGCAGGAACGTGACTGCACCGTCCCACGCCCCAGAAGAACACGACCTTCCACAGAGGCTGGCCCGGTACATGTCAGCTGATCGTTCGCACGTCGATTCGGCAGAATTCATGACCGATCGAGTTCATATTGTTCCGTTGCAGGGCGGTCGTTGCGTCCCGGGTTGATCACCGAGGTGCTGCTTTGGCGTGACGGGCAGCAACTCCGCCGCGCCTGCCGGGGTTGGGGCGGGCATGAGCCAGCATCCGCACCAGCGTGACGAATACACATCCGGCGTGCGAGCCGAACTCCTCGGCGCCTACT is a genomic window of Streptomyces sp. NBC_00414 containing:
- a CDS encoding aldo/keto reductase encodes the protein MDTITLNNGVTLPALGLGVYQSSPEETAEAVATALELGYRHIDTAAAYFNEKTVGDGLRRAALPRNDVFAETKVFPSDYGLDETAAVRRPTAGQMRRLHGTPTP